A genome region from Leishmania mexicana MHOM/GT/2001/U1103 complete genome, chromosome 28 includes the following:
- a CDS encoding putative ribose 5-phosphate isomerase, whose product MSKRVALGCDHAAYAAHQEIIGMINACSAVSKVMYMGPSSDSSVDYPDYAAQVCEAILKGEADTGILVCGTGIGMSIAANKFRGIRAALCYDHVTARLSRQHNNAHILCIGVRTSGPEIIRDIIETFLTTEPLEEGRHGSRLDKITVIEEQQMEDKQRWCFSGCGGRKEEGK is encoded by the coding sequence ATGTCGAAGCGCGTTGCTCTGGGCTGCGACCACGCCGCCTACGCCGCACATCAGGAGATCATAGGCATGATCAACGCCTGCAGTGCGGTGTCAAAGGTGATGTACATGGGTCCCTCCTCCGACTCGTCTGTCGACTACCCCGACTACGCCGCGCAGGTGTGTGAGGCCATCTTGAAAGGCGAGGCGGATACGGGCATCCTCGTCTGCGGCACCGGCATCGGCATGTCGATCGCGGCCAACAAGTTCAGAGGCATTCGTGCAGCGCTTTGCTACGACCATGTGACGGCGCGGCTGAGCCGCCAGCACAACAACGCCCACATCTTGTGCATTGGGGTGCGCACCAGTGGACCGGAGATTATCCGCGATATCATCGAGACCTTCCTTACGACAGAGCCATTGGAGGAAgggcgccacggcagccgcctcgaCAAGATCACGGTgatcgaggagcagcagatgGAGGACAAACAGCGATGGTGCTtcagcggctgcggaggccgTAAGGAGGAAGGAAAGTGA